The Penaeus chinensis breed Huanghai No. 1 chromosome 36, ASM1920278v2, whole genome shotgun sequence genome includes a region encoding these proteins:
- the LOC125044951 gene encoding uncharacterized protein LOC125044951, with protein MIVQLGHGMARPCYSADWADRRLRSPSENQSRSQKRSYQEKDDNLIGLYREGQAKCLREQKWCPVCRKPVTVGVIHQCEALIQSSGSTQPEVSLNAVRVSPEKNSRGSASGIPPHLNLESLNYQHHGMPEQSSDSHFLNRNSNHNPSISRLADIPANSAHSTVHKEKHVFPDDTSQTFAPNAVSPQDDDANFPTPVLAKGHSLRAEQTSSSWSNELENSKAKLEKWETPTSLISRLTAGLTTSTGLPQDDRSSTSRSCASPSNSESSEASSFFSHREPYHYEDPFVMAHQELVDETAKLEQPPVIQKPSKLSKDRQLEDVSERRGRSRSQMSSESVYSEAMHGDSNTYGSQDSDMEDSTSTYLDADGQLPDIDTLLKSIKEPDLIPYVPDKLAVNKYLEPHEVGHINHLIKSLSDAMLTINLPETLYKNKGFTPLDYMDIHLNAVIRHFFFVFKNEDFLNLLLPDQMALLDGCSLGAVCCSGLYLFSKESGCWYIPGATGKINHPVIHISDLMQVYPQQFVTRIFDLHTTAAKLGFDWPMGVITQCILMYTPIGKVIKEIEKINTLRNKYVKLLLKYVTWKNGPYNASQVFPEILKLLDAVLLWWKS; from the exons ATGATTGTACAACTAGGTCATGGTATGGCGCGTCCATGTTATTCAGCAGACTGGGCTGACAGAAGACTAAGGTCACCAAGTGAAAACCAAAGCCGATCCCAGAAACGATCTTAtcaagaaaaggatgataatctCATAGGCTTATACAGAGAAGGGCAAGCAAAGTGCCTCAGAGAACAAAAATGGTGCCCAGTTTGCCGTAAGCCAGTGACAGTTGGGGTTATTCATCAGTGTGAGGCACTGATCCAATCTTCAGGGAGCACACAGCCAGAGGTTTCCCTCAATGCTGTACGTGTTTCTCCAGAAAAGAACTCGAGAGGAAGTGCATCTGGTATTCCACCTCATTTAAATCTGGAGTCTCTTAACTATCAGCATCATGGTATGCCAGAGCAAAGTAGTGATTCACACTTCCTTAACAGGAACTCTAACCACAATCCATCTATATCCAGACTTGCAGACATCCCTGCAAATAGTGCTCATTCAACAGTTCATAAAGAGAAGCATGTATTTCCAGATGACACAAGTCAAACCTTTGCCCCGAATGCTGTCTCACCTCAAGATGATGATGCAAATTTTCCAACCCCGGTCTTGGCCAAAGGCCACTCACTGAGAGCTGAACAGACATCTTCATCTTGGTCAAACGAATTGGAAAATTCAAAAGCCAAATTAGAAAAATGGGAGACTCCAACGAGCCTTATTTCACGGTTGACAGCAGGCCTTACAACAAGTACCGGATTGCCACAGGATGATCGTTCTTCTACCAGTCGAAGTTGTGCTTCACCCTCAAACAGTGAAAGCAGTGAGGCTTCTAGCTTTTTTTCTCATCGTGAACCATACCA TTATGAAGATCCATTTGTCATGGCTCATCAAGAATTGGTGGATGAAACAGCGAAGCTTGAGCAACCTCCAGTGATCCAAAAGCCATCAAAATTATCGAAAGACAGACAACTGGAGGATGTGtcagagagaagaggcagatcaCGGTCACAGATGAGCAGTGAGAGCGTGTATTCAGAGGCAATGCATGGGGATTCAAATACTTATGGATCCCAGGATTCAGACATGGAAGATAGTACAAGTACATACCTGGATGCTGATGGTCAGCTTCCTGACATTGACACACTTTTAAAATCAATCAAAGAACCAGATCTCATTCCTTATGTACCTGATAAATTGGCAGTTAATAAGTATTTGGAACCTCATGAAGTAGGACACATTAACCATTTGATCAAGAGTCTTTCAGATGCCATGCTGACTATCAATTTGCCAGAGACACTTTATAAGAATAAAGGGTTTACTCCGCTGGATTATATGGATATTCATTTAAATGCTGTTATTAGACATTTCTTCTTTGTATTCAAAAATGAAGACTTTCTAAATTTACTGCTGCCTGACCAAATGGCATTGTTAGATGGATGTTCTTTAGGAGCTGTGTGTTGCTCTGGTCTCTATTTGTTTAGCAAAGAATCTGGATGTTGGTATATTCCCGGAGCGACAGGTAAAATCAATCATCCAGTTATTCACATCTCAGACTTAATGCAGGTTTACCCCCAACAGTTTGTTACAAGAATTTTTGATTTGCACACTACAGCAGCCAAACTTGGGTTTGACTGGCCAATGGGTGTCATAACCCAGTGTATTCTCATGTACACACCCATTGGCAAAGTGATTAAGGAAATTGAGAAAATTAATACTCTGcggaataaatatgtaaaattgcTCTTAAAATATGTTACTTGGAAAAATGGACCATACAATGCAAGTCAGGTCTTTCCTGAAATTTTAAAACTTCTTGATGCTGTACTCCTCTGGTGGAAGAGTTAG